The proteins below come from a single Miscanthus floridulus cultivar M001 chromosome 1, ASM1932011v1, whole genome shotgun sequence genomic window:
- the LOC136458034 gene encoding protein RMD5 homolog: protein MEIDSLREGFDRVAEKRSLSSAKALEAVDQIVNEVELAIVKLQMMKNTDSTGNVDHPSILAELKAKLNEMAPRNQLEGSQKELNAALSKYLKLLEKSFNPDISKAYRSVDFEVHTVNNIITNHFYRQGLFDLGDMFVHECGELGGASLKLPFQA, encoded by the coding sequence ATGGAGATCGACAGCCTCAGAGAAGGATTTGATCGAGTTGCTGAGAAACGTTCACTATCTTCTGCTAAAGCTCTGGAAGCTGTTGATCAAATAGTGAATGAAGTTGAGCTAGCTATTGTGAAGCTGCAGATGATGAAGAATACAGATTCTACTGGAAATGTTGACCACCCATCCATCCTTGCAGAACTGAAAGCTAAGCTGAATGAAATGGCACCACGAAACCAACTTGAAGGCAGCCAAAAGGAGCTCAATGCTGCCCTGAGCAAATATCTCAAGCTCCTTGAGAAGTCTTTCAATCCAGATATATCTAAGGCATACAGAAGTGTGGATTTTGAGGTCCATACAGTAAACAATATCATAACGAATCATTTCTACCGCCAAGGCCTCTTTGATCTTGGTGACATGTTCGTGCATGAGTGTGGGGAATTAGGTGGAGCTTCCTTGAAGCTGCCATTTCAGGCTTGA
- the LOC136485576 gene encoding uncharacterized protein, translating to MAHQEIEHTQLPVRGINLHVAQVGKGELGTVVFLHGFPEIWYSWRHQMLAVAAAGYRAIAPDCRGYGLSDQPPENEEDSWVWDDLVADVLSILDALSIPKAFLVGKDFGAMPAYEFALQHPDRTCGVVCLGIPFSPVPFSFDTMPEGFYVLRWGEPGRAEADFGRYDVRRVVRTVYVLFSGAEIPIAKEGQEIMDLADLSTPLPEWFTEEDLDVYAKLYEKSGFRYPLQMPYRSIHKMPNRLDAKFQAPVLMVMGEKDYCFKFPGFETALRSGVMDNFMPDLKITYIPEGSHFVQEQLPEQVNDLLLDFLKVKGHPVAS from the exons ATGGCGCACCAGGAGATAGAGCACACCCAGCTCCCCGTCCGCGGGATCAACCTCCACGTCGCTCAGGTCGGCAAAG GTGAACTGGGGACGGTGGTGTTCCTGCACGGCTTCCCGGAGATATGGTATTCGTGGCGCCACCAGATGCTGGCCGTGGCCGCGGCGGGGTACCGCGCCATCGCGCCGGACTGCCGCGGGTACGGGCTGTCCGACCAGCCGCCGGAGAACGAGGAGGACTCCTGGGTCTGGGACGACCTCGTCGCGGACGTGCTCTCCATCCTCGACGCGCTCTCCATCCCCAAG GCGTTCTTGGTGGGCAAGGACTTCGGCGCCATGCCGGCGTACGAGTTCGCGCTGCAGCACCCGGACCGCACCTGCGGCGTGGTGTGCCTCGGCATCCCCTTCAGCCCCGTTCCCTTCTCCTTCGACACCATGCCCGAGGGCTTCTACGTCCTGCGCTGGGGT GAGCCTGGCAGGGCGGAGGCCGACTTCGGGCGGTACGACGTGAGGCGCGTGGTGCGCACCGTCTACGTGCTCTTCTCCGGCGCCGAGATCCCGATTGCCAAGGAAGGGCAGGAGATCATGGACCTGGCCGACCTGTCCACTCCCCTCCCGGAGTGGTTCACCGAGGAGGACCTGGACGTCTACGCCAAGCTCTACGAGAAGTCCGGCTTCCGCTACCCGCTCCAGATGCCATATAG GTCTATACACAAGATGCCGAACCGGCTGGACGCCAAGTTCCAGGCCCCGGTGCTCATGGTGATGGGGGAGAAGGACTACTGCTTCAAGTTCCCGGGGTTCGAGACCGCCCTGCGCAGCGGCGTCATGGACAACTTCATGCCGGACCTCAAGATCACCTACATCCCGGAGGGGAGCCACTTCGTGCAGGAGCAGCTCCCGGAGCAGGTCAACGACCTGCTCCTCGACTTCCTCAAGGTCAAAGGCCACCCCGTCGCATCGTGA
- the LOC136458023 gene encoding secreted RxLR effector protein 161-like — protein MERPTAEHQAAIKRILRYVAGTLEFGLHNTKAPGRARIVGYCDSDLARDIDASKSTSGTLFFLGSNLVCWQSVKQKVVALSSCEAEYIATTTAATQAIWLSRLLADLLERNVEVVELKVDSKLHLL, from the coding sequence ATGGAGAGGCCGACTGCAGAGCACCAAGCTGCCATCAAGCGCATCCTGAGATATGTGGCTGGTACTCTGGAGTTTGGCCTTCACAACACTAAGGCTCCAGGGAGAGCAAGGATTGTTGGGTACTGCGACAGTGACTTGGCTAGGGACATTGACGCCAGCAAGAGCACTAGTGGCACTCTGTTCTTTCTGGGAAGCAACCTTGTGTGCTGGCAGTCagtgaagcagaaggtggtggctctatctagttgtgaagcTGAGTACATTGCCACTACCACAGCTGCAACACAAGCTATTTGGCTATCCAGGCTGCTGGCAGACCTCCTTGAAAGGAATGTGGAAGTGGTCGAACTGAAAGTTGATAGCAAGTTGCACTTGCTCTAG